Proteins from one Syngnathus scovelli strain Florida chromosome 17, RoL_Ssco_1.2, whole genome shotgun sequence genomic window:
- the rb1cc1 gene encoding RB1-inducible coiled-coil protein 1 isoform X2, producing MKLYVFQVNNGSTLTFDTDLAVQTVLELKHAIQAKYKIAIQHQVLVVNGGECMAAERRVCSYSAGTETNPIFLFNKEMILSDRDPTIPKTAFSIESEIQVKVEESLLMPAVFHTVASRTQLALEMFEVANKLSSFCERLVHDEHLQHQGWAAIMANLDDCTLSYQKLLVKFDTAYSTYQHDLEEIKFKLTKLGTAVSVMARIPLLECLTRQSHREHTKKSASSPEKDSDETEGEKSTESVLCAQDAQRGLKLRGSTETSKSEGGAERDPSQMRDSGMLRAALPDEDIPMSGNMPQFNVTLLDWINVQDRPNDVESVVRKCFDSINRLDPRIIQPFLADCRDTIAKLDNQNMKAIKGLEDRLYALDQMIASCKKLVNEQKELAQGFLANQKRAENLKDTSVLPDLCLSHTNQLMIMLNNHRKLLDIKKKCTTAKQELANNLQVRLKWCCYVMLHADQDGEKLQALLRLLTELLERVRVVEALSTVPQMYCLAVVEVVRRKMFMRHYREWAYALVKDGKQLYEAEKFKRENFGKLFRKSFLRNRLFRGFDAWPPTSFCTRKPRRFDDELPDISLDDLQYLKSCCPVEVQPFLMVPTMCDFDPLKEHTEKLHKLVQATQSLDDMSETITNMLSEQRASCSQSTHGSSALTPQSAASPCGQATTFNAPTSLSLQGASSHPLHVTAPSEDLSPDSIDAQTFDFETIGHPNMDAVMQPGSLDLDSLAESPESDFMSAVNEFVIEGNLTSPNPISDPTSPEMMVESLYSSVINAIDNKRIQDTTTLERENSRIAELHQAINSYRSAAEESHSNLRCVKDDLCRLRSQISKEQNDFGFALRSVSSEVRDTVDNICQALELELKEQHRSEMMAVRQAYEKQVRSLTEDNRVNQNIVRDVQRAMLDLERLMERKEKELTQLEGDKALLLQTEIDLREKINTSEQLMSDREAELQKLLACRDSLQSQLENLHFQIELDQQKIRQELEAEAQAHLTELEDRLKVEHTAELGNLTKEHQEALDQVAADNMAKLKEATEQHNSALKEKDLQIKDLEARNADLVELRCKVEMELALKETEIEEVRVLLEQTKMQQAEAVSSQVAAQTQVLNDELAKTKQELQVKNEEYELDRAQVKSLLNIEKDHCISELVERHEKEMAVLRSEFSALQQQAQDADRSHTDRVKNLTQELDQQVSAANEEKELQFRNFQELERELRTESSNLRAENQLLCKRLEDEASDEALKALQLQNEEMQKRLTDRIRQLEDELHNRPSLASDAGLPLCAESRADAPLSLDSALQQERTSLHTQLELLERRKNEEIQNLKTSLIAEQQTNFNTVLTRERLKKEQIINDLTEKLQSVTQQQEKDKALIETLSEDRASVMQEKKHLEEELNRLRGTALASSAIFVAHDVSGACSSVVVADGDRLASVATLRDDGDVDSAVEASMVTVHDNILMSEEKQRILLLERTLHMKEEENKRLSQRLMSQSMSSVSSRHSEKIAIRDFQVGDLVLIILDERHDNYVLFTVGPTLYFLHSESLTALDLKPASGTSRRPWVLGKVMEKEYCQAKKAQNRFKVPLGTKFYRVKAVPWNRRV from the exons ATGAAGTTGTATGTGTTCCAGGTTAACAATGGCAGTACACTGACATTTGACACCGATCTCGCTGTCCAAAC tgtaCTGGAGCTTAAACATGCCATCCAGGCGAAATATAAGATTGCAATTCAACATCAAGTCCTCGTTGTCAATGGAGGGGAATGTATGGCTGCGGAGCGACGTGTCTGCAGCTACAGTGCTGGCACT GAAACAAATCCCATATTCCTGTTCAACAAGGAGATGATCTTGTCCGACCGGGATCCAACCATTCCCAAAACCGCCTTCTCCATTGAGAGTGAGATTCAGGTGAAGGTGGAAGAGTCGCTGCTGATGCCAGCTGTCTTTCACACCGTTGCCTCTCGAACACAACTCGCTCTG GAAATGTTTGAAGTTGCCAACAAGCTTAGCTCGTTCTGTGAACGTTTGGTTCATGACGAACACCTCCAGCACCAAGGTTGGGCCGCCATCATGGCCAACCTGGACGATTGCACGCTGTCCTACCAGAAGCTACTCGTGAAATTTGACACAGCCTACTCCACCTACCAGCACGATCTGGAAGAAATTAAGTTTAAACTGACAAA GCTGGGAACAGCGGTCTCCGTGATGGCCAGGATACCTCTGCTGGAATGTTTGACGAGACAAAGCCATCGAGAGCACACGAAGAAATCCGCCTCCAGCCCGGAGAAAGATTCCGACGAGACGGAAGGAGAAAAATCCACTGAGTCGGTGCTATGTGCCCAAGATGCACAGCGGGGCCTCAAGCTACGAGGTTCAACCGAGACGTCCAAAAGCGAAGGTGGTGCTGAGAGAGACCCAAGTCAAATGAGGGACAGCGGAATGCTTCGAGCCGCTTTGCCAGACGAAGACATCCCCATGTCTGGCAACATGCCCCAATTCAATGTCACGCTGTTGGACTGGATCAACGTGCAGGATCGACCTAATGACGTCGAGTCCGTCGTTAGGAAATGCTTCGATTCTATTAACAGG CTTGACCCGCGGATCATTCAACCTTTCCTAGCAGACTGTCGCGACACCATCGCCAAATTGGATAATCAAAACATGAAAGCTATCAAGGGGCTGGAGGACCGCTTATACGCCCTCGACCAGATGATTGCGAGCTGCAAGAAGCTGGTCAATGAACAAAAGGAACTTGCTCAG GGATTTTTAGCCAATCAGAAGCGGGCTGAAAACCTGAAGGACACATCAGTTCTACCCGACTTATGTCTGAGTCATACCAACCAGCTGATGATCATGTTGAACAACCACAGGAAGCTGCTGGACATCAAAAAGAAGTGCACCACCGCCAAACAGGAGCTCGCAAACAACCTTCAAGTCCGACTCAA ATGGTGCTGCTACGTGATGCTCCACGCAGACCAGGATGGCGAGAAGCTTCAAGCTCTGCTGCGACTCCTTACTGAGCTCCTAGAACGGGTGCGCGTGGTCGAGGCCCTCAGTACAGTGCCGCAGATGTACTGCTTGGCGGTGGTGGAAGTCGTCCGGAGGAAAATGTTTATGCGACACTACAGAGAG TGGGCCTATGCGCTTGTGAAAGATGGCAAACAACTGTACGAAGCAGAGAAGTTCAAAAGGGAGAACTTTGGGAAACTCTTCA gaaaGTCTTTCCTGAGAAACCGCTTGTTTCGAGGGTTTGACGCGTGGCCTCCGACATCATTTTGC ACACGCAAACCGCGACGATTCGATGATGAACTCCCTGACATCTCCCTCGATGACTTGCAGTACTTGAAATCGTGCTGTCCTGTGGAGGTGCAGCCTTTCCTCAT GGTCCCGACAATGTGCGATTTTGATCCCTTGAAAGAGCACACGGAGAAGCTCCATAAGCTGGTCCAAGCTACGCAGAGTTTGGACGACATGTCCGAAACCATCACGAACATGCTGAGCGAACAAAGG GCGTCATGTAGCCAGAGTACACACGGGTCAAGCGCTTTAACGCCTCAGTCGGCAGCGAGCCCGTGTGGCCAGGCCACAACCTTCAACGCTCCCACTTCTCTCAGCCTGCAAGGAGCCAGCTCGCATCCGCTCCACGTTACCGCCCCTTCCGAGGACCTTTCTCCGGACAGCATCGACGCACAGACCTTTGACTTTGAGACCATCGGCCATCCCAACATGGATGCCGTCATGCAGCCCGGGTCCCTCGACCTGGATTCCCTGGCAGAGAGCCCCGAGTCCGACTTTATGTCCGCCGTCAATGAATTTGTGATCGAGGGCAACCTAACCtctccgaaccccatcagtgacCCGACCAGCCCCGAAATGATGGTGGAGTCTTTGTATTCATCCGTTATCAATGCCATTGACAACAAGCGCATCCAGGACACCACAACCCTGGAGAGGGAGAACTCGAGAATCGCCGAGCTCCATCAAGCCATCAACAGTTACCGATCGGCCGCCGAGGAGTCCCACTCCAACCTGAGGTGCGTGAAGGACGACCTGTGTCGCCTGCGAAGTCAGATCTCGAAAGAGCAAAACGACTTTGGCTTCGCCCTGAGGAGTGTGAGTTCAGAGGTCCGCGACACGGTGGACAACATCTGCCAGGCGCTTGAGCTGGAGCTGAAAGAGCAGCATCGAAGCGAGATGATGGCCGTTCGGCAGGCGTATGAGAAGCAGGTCCGCTCGCTAACTGAGGACAACCGAGTCAACCAGAATATCGTGCGAGATGTGCAGCGAGCCATGCTGGACCTCGAGAGGCTGATGGAGCGCAAGGAAAAAGAACTCACCCAGCTGGAGGGCGACAAGGCGCTTTTGCTCCAAACAGAGATCGACCTGAGAGAGAAGATCAACACGTCGGAGCAGCTGATGAGCGACCGAGAAGCCGAGTTACAGAAACTCTTGGCTTGCAGGGACTCTCTGCAAAGTCAGCTGGAGAATCTGCATTTCCAGATCGAACTTGACCAGCAGAAGATTAGGCAGGAACTGGAGGCTGAGGCACAGGCGCACTTGACGGAGCTTGAGGACAGATTGAAGGTGGAACACACGGCAGAGCTGGGTAACCTCACCAAGGAGCATCAGGAGGCTTTGGATCAGGTTGCTGCTGACAACATGGCCAAGCTAAAGGAAGCAACAGAACAGCATAACAGTGCCCTAAAAGAGAAGGACCTTCAAATAAAAGATCTTGAGGCTCGCAATGCTGATCTTGTAGAGCTGCGTTGCAAAGTGGAGATGGAGTTGGCCCTCAAAGAGACAGAAATCGAGGAGGTGAGGGTCCTACTAGAGCAGACCAAGATGCAGCAGGCTGAGGCGGTGAGCTCCCAGGTAGCGGCCCAGACGCAAGTACTCAACGACGAGCTCGCAAAGACTAAACAAGAACTCCAGGTAAAAAATGAGGAGTACGAGTTGGACCGAGCCCAGGTGAAGAGCCTCTTGAACATTGAGAAAGACCACTGCATCTCGGAGCTGGTGGAGAGACATGAGAAGGAGATGGCTGTGTTGCGAAGCGAATTCTCAGCCCTGCAGCAGCAGGCTCAGGATGCTGACAGGAGCCACACAGACCGAGTGAAGAACCTCACGCAAGAGTTGGACCAGCAGGTATCTGCTGCCAATGAAGAAAAGGAACTACAATTTAGGAATTTCCAAGAGCTGGAGCGAGAGTTGAGGACCGAGAGCAGTAATTTGCGGGCTGAAAACCAGCTTTTATGTAAAAGGCTCGAGGATGAAGCCTCCGACGAAGCGTTGAAAGcgttgcagcttcaaaatgaGGAGATGCAAAAGAGACTGACCGACCGGATTCGACAACTTGAGGATGAGCTTCATAACAGGCCGTCATTAGCAAG CGACGCGGGGCTACCCTTGTGCGCCGAGAGCCGTGCAGACGCTCCTCTCTCTCTGGACTCGGCTCTGCAGCAGGAGAGGACCTCCCTGCACACCCAGCTGGAGCTcctggagagaagaaaaaacgagGAGATCCAGAACCTCAAGACCTCCCTGATAGCCGAACAACAG ACAAACTTCAACACTGTTCTGACTCGCGAGAGGCTGAAGAAGGAGCAAATCATCAACGATCTCACAGAAAAGCTCCAGAGCGTCACCCAGCAGCAGGAGAAGGACAAAG CTCTGATAGAAACGCTCTCTGAGGACCGAGCCAGCGTGATGCAGGAGAAGAAGCACCTGGAAGAGGAGCTGAACCGGTTGCGCGGCACCGCCCTGGCCTCCTCGGCCATCTTTGTCGCGCACGACGTCAGCGGGGCGTGCTCGTCCGTGGTCGTGGCCGACGGGGACAGACTAGCCTCGGTGGCCACCTTAAGGGACGACGGGGACGTCGACTCGGCTGTGGAGGCCAGCATGGTGACAGTCCA TGACAACATCTTGATGTCTGAGGAAAAGCAGAGGATACTCCTGCTTGAGAGG ACTTTACACATGAAGGAGGAAGAGAACAAGCGGCTCAGCCAAAGACTG ATGTCTCAAAGCATGTCTTCTGTGTCCTCGCGGCATTCTGAAAAAATTGCCATCAGAGA TTTCCAGGTCGGCGATTTGGTTCTCATCATCCTGGATGAAAGACACGACAACTACGTGCTTTTCACCGTCGGCCCGACGCTCTACTTCCTGCACTCGGAGTCACTTACTGCGCTGGACCTCAAACCAG CCTCGGGGACGTCAAGGCGACCGTGGGTGCTCGGAAAGGTGATGGAGAAGGAGTATTGCCAGGCTAAGAAG GCCCAGAACAGGTTCAAGGTTCCTCTCGGAACCAAATTCTACAGAGTCAAAGCTGTTCCGTGGAACAGAAGAGTATAG
- the rb1cc1 gene encoding RB1-inducible coiled-coil protein 1 isoform X1, protein MKLYVFQVNNGSTLTFDTDLAVQTVLELKHAIQAKYKIAIQHQVLVVNGGECMAAERRVCSYSAGTETNPIFLFNKEMILSDRDPTIPKTAFSIESEIQVKVEESLLMPAVFHTVASRTQLALEMFEVANKLSSFCERLVHDEHLQHQGWAAIMANLDDCTLSYQKLLVKFDTAYSTYQHDLEEIKFKLTKLGTAVSVMARIPLLECLTRQSHREHTKKSASSPEKDSDETEGEKSTESVLCAQDAQRGLKLRGSTETSKSEGGAERDPSQMRDSGMLRAALPDEDIPMSGNMPQFNVTLLDWINVQDRPNDVESVVRKCFDSINRLDPRIIQPFLADCRDTIAKLDNQNMKAIKGLEDRLYALDQMIASCKKLVNEQKELAQGFLANQKRAENLKDTSVLPDLCLSHTNQLMIMLNNHRKLLDIKKKCTTAKQELANNLQVRLKWCCYVMLHADQDGEKLQALLRLLTELLERVRVVEALSTVPQMYCLAVVEVVRRKMFMRHYREWAYALVKDGKQLYEAEKFKRENFGKLFSKGKSFLRNRLFRGFDAWPPTSFCTRKPRRFDDELPDISLDDLQYLKSCCPVEVQPFLMVPTMCDFDPLKEHTEKLHKLVQATQSLDDMSETITNMLSEQRASCSQSTHGSSALTPQSAASPCGQATTFNAPTSLSLQGASSHPLHVTAPSEDLSPDSIDAQTFDFETIGHPNMDAVMQPGSLDLDSLAESPESDFMSAVNEFVIEGNLTSPNPISDPTSPEMMVESLYSSVINAIDNKRIQDTTTLERENSRIAELHQAINSYRSAAEESHSNLRCVKDDLCRLRSQISKEQNDFGFALRSVSSEVRDTVDNICQALELELKEQHRSEMMAVRQAYEKQVRSLTEDNRVNQNIVRDVQRAMLDLERLMERKEKELTQLEGDKALLLQTEIDLREKINTSEQLMSDREAELQKLLACRDSLQSQLENLHFQIELDQQKIRQELEAEAQAHLTELEDRLKVEHTAELGNLTKEHQEALDQVAADNMAKLKEATEQHNSALKEKDLQIKDLEARNADLVELRCKVEMELALKETEIEEVRVLLEQTKMQQAEAVSSQVAAQTQVLNDELAKTKQELQVKNEEYELDRAQVKSLLNIEKDHCISELVERHEKEMAVLRSEFSALQQQAQDADRSHTDRVKNLTQELDQQVSAANEEKELQFRNFQELERELRTESSNLRAENQLLCKRLEDEASDEALKALQLQNEEMQKRLTDRIRQLEDELHNRPSLASDAGLPLCAESRADAPLSLDSALQQERTSLHTQLELLERRKNEEIQNLKTSLIAEQQTNFNTVLTRERLKKEQIINDLTEKLQSVTQQQEKDKALIETLSEDRASVMQEKKHLEEELNRLRGTALASSAIFVAHDVSGACSSVVVADGDRLASVATLRDDGDVDSAVEASMVTVHDNILMSEEKQRILLLERTLHMKEEENKRLSQRLMSQSMSSVSSRHSEKIAIRDFQVGDLVLIILDERHDNYVLFTVGPTLYFLHSESLTALDLKPASGTSRRPWVLGKVMEKEYCQAKKAQNRFKVPLGTKFYRVKAVPWNRRV, encoded by the exons ATGAAGTTGTATGTGTTCCAGGTTAACAATGGCAGTACACTGACATTTGACACCGATCTCGCTGTCCAAAC tgtaCTGGAGCTTAAACATGCCATCCAGGCGAAATATAAGATTGCAATTCAACATCAAGTCCTCGTTGTCAATGGAGGGGAATGTATGGCTGCGGAGCGACGTGTCTGCAGCTACAGTGCTGGCACT GAAACAAATCCCATATTCCTGTTCAACAAGGAGATGATCTTGTCCGACCGGGATCCAACCATTCCCAAAACCGCCTTCTCCATTGAGAGTGAGATTCAGGTGAAGGTGGAAGAGTCGCTGCTGATGCCAGCTGTCTTTCACACCGTTGCCTCTCGAACACAACTCGCTCTG GAAATGTTTGAAGTTGCCAACAAGCTTAGCTCGTTCTGTGAACGTTTGGTTCATGACGAACACCTCCAGCACCAAGGTTGGGCCGCCATCATGGCCAACCTGGACGATTGCACGCTGTCCTACCAGAAGCTACTCGTGAAATTTGACACAGCCTACTCCACCTACCAGCACGATCTGGAAGAAATTAAGTTTAAACTGACAAA GCTGGGAACAGCGGTCTCCGTGATGGCCAGGATACCTCTGCTGGAATGTTTGACGAGACAAAGCCATCGAGAGCACACGAAGAAATCCGCCTCCAGCCCGGAGAAAGATTCCGACGAGACGGAAGGAGAAAAATCCACTGAGTCGGTGCTATGTGCCCAAGATGCACAGCGGGGCCTCAAGCTACGAGGTTCAACCGAGACGTCCAAAAGCGAAGGTGGTGCTGAGAGAGACCCAAGTCAAATGAGGGACAGCGGAATGCTTCGAGCCGCTTTGCCAGACGAAGACATCCCCATGTCTGGCAACATGCCCCAATTCAATGTCACGCTGTTGGACTGGATCAACGTGCAGGATCGACCTAATGACGTCGAGTCCGTCGTTAGGAAATGCTTCGATTCTATTAACAGG CTTGACCCGCGGATCATTCAACCTTTCCTAGCAGACTGTCGCGACACCATCGCCAAATTGGATAATCAAAACATGAAAGCTATCAAGGGGCTGGAGGACCGCTTATACGCCCTCGACCAGATGATTGCGAGCTGCAAGAAGCTGGTCAATGAACAAAAGGAACTTGCTCAG GGATTTTTAGCCAATCAGAAGCGGGCTGAAAACCTGAAGGACACATCAGTTCTACCCGACTTATGTCTGAGTCATACCAACCAGCTGATGATCATGTTGAACAACCACAGGAAGCTGCTGGACATCAAAAAGAAGTGCACCACCGCCAAACAGGAGCTCGCAAACAACCTTCAAGTCCGACTCAA ATGGTGCTGCTACGTGATGCTCCACGCAGACCAGGATGGCGAGAAGCTTCAAGCTCTGCTGCGACTCCTTACTGAGCTCCTAGAACGGGTGCGCGTGGTCGAGGCCCTCAGTACAGTGCCGCAGATGTACTGCTTGGCGGTGGTGGAAGTCGTCCGGAGGAAAATGTTTATGCGACACTACAGAGAG TGGGCCTATGCGCTTGTGAAAGATGGCAAACAACTGTACGAAGCAGAGAAGTTCAAAAGGGAGAACTTTGGGAAACTCTTCAGTAAGG gaaaGTCTTTCCTGAGAAACCGCTTGTTTCGAGGGTTTGACGCGTGGCCTCCGACATCATTTTGC ACACGCAAACCGCGACGATTCGATGATGAACTCCCTGACATCTCCCTCGATGACTTGCAGTACTTGAAATCGTGCTGTCCTGTGGAGGTGCAGCCTTTCCTCAT GGTCCCGACAATGTGCGATTTTGATCCCTTGAAAGAGCACACGGAGAAGCTCCATAAGCTGGTCCAAGCTACGCAGAGTTTGGACGACATGTCCGAAACCATCACGAACATGCTGAGCGAACAAAGG GCGTCATGTAGCCAGAGTACACACGGGTCAAGCGCTTTAACGCCTCAGTCGGCAGCGAGCCCGTGTGGCCAGGCCACAACCTTCAACGCTCCCACTTCTCTCAGCCTGCAAGGAGCCAGCTCGCATCCGCTCCACGTTACCGCCCCTTCCGAGGACCTTTCTCCGGACAGCATCGACGCACAGACCTTTGACTTTGAGACCATCGGCCATCCCAACATGGATGCCGTCATGCAGCCCGGGTCCCTCGACCTGGATTCCCTGGCAGAGAGCCCCGAGTCCGACTTTATGTCCGCCGTCAATGAATTTGTGATCGAGGGCAACCTAACCtctccgaaccccatcagtgacCCGACCAGCCCCGAAATGATGGTGGAGTCTTTGTATTCATCCGTTATCAATGCCATTGACAACAAGCGCATCCAGGACACCACAACCCTGGAGAGGGAGAACTCGAGAATCGCCGAGCTCCATCAAGCCATCAACAGTTACCGATCGGCCGCCGAGGAGTCCCACTCCAACCTGAGGTGCGTGAAGGACGACCTGTGTCGCCTGCGAAGTCAGATCTCGAAAGAGCAAAACGACTTTGGCTTCGCCCTGAGGAGTGTGAGTTCAGAGGTCCGCGACACGGTGGACAACATCTGCCAGGCGCTTGAGCTGGAGCTGAAAGAGCAGCATCGAAGCGAGATGATGGCCGTTCGGCAGGCGTATGAGAAGCAGGTCCGCTCGCTAACTGAGGACAACCGAGTCAACCAGAATATCGTGCGAGATGTGCAGCGAGCCATGCTGGACCTCGAGAGGCTGATGGAGCGCAAGGAAAAAGAACTCACCCAGCTGGAGGGCGACAAGGCGCTTTTGCTCCAAACAGAGATCGACCTGAGAGAGAAGATCAACACGTCGGAGCAGCTGATGAGCGACCGAGAAGCCGAGTTACAGAAACTCTTGGCTTGCAGGGACTCTCTGCAAAGTCAGCTGGAGAATCTGCATTTCCAGATCGAACTTGACCAGCAGAAGATTAGGCAGGAACTGGAGGCTGAGGCACAGGCGCACTTGACGGAGCTTGAGGACAGATTGAAGGTGGAACACACGGCAGAGCTGGGTAACCTCACCAAGGAGCATCAGGAGGCTTTGGATCAGGTTGCTGCTGACAACATGGCCAAGCTAAAGGAAGCAACAGAACAGCATAACAGTGCCCTAAAAGAGAAGGACCTTCAAATAAAAGATCTTGAGGCTCGCAATGCTGATCTTGTAGAGCTGCGTTGCAAAGTGGAGATGGAGTTGGCCCTCAAAGAGACAGAAATCGAGGAGGTGAGGGTCCTACTAGAGCAGACCAAGATGCAGCAGGCTGAGGCGGTGAGCTCCCAGGTAGCGGCCCAGACGCAAGTACTCAACGACGAGCTCGCAAAGACTAAACAAGAACTCCAGGTAAAAAATGAGGAGTACGAGTTGGACCGAGCCCAGGTGAAGAGCCTCTTGAACATTGAGAAAGACCACTGCATCTCGGAGCTGGTGGAGAGACATGAGAAGGAGATGGCTGTGTTGCGAAGCGAATTCTCAGCCCTGCAGCAGCAGGCTCAGGATGCTGACAGGAGCCACACAGACCGAGTGAAGAACCTCACGCAAGAGTTGGACCAGCAGGTATCTGCTGCCAATGAAGAAAAGGAACTACAATTTAGGAATTTCCAAGAGCTGGAGCGAGAGTTGAGGACCGAGAGCAGTAATTTGCGGGCTGAAAACCAGCTTTTATGTAAAAGGCTCGAGGATGAAGCCTCCGACGAAGCGTTGAAAGcgttgcagcttcaaaatgaGGAGATGCAAAAGAGACTGACCGACCGGATTCGACAACTTGAGGATGAGCTTCATAACAGGCCGTCATTAGCAAG CGACGCGGGGCTACCCTTGTGCGCCGAGAGCCGTGCAGACGCTCCTCTCTCTCTGGACTCGGCTCTGCAGCAGGAGAGGACCTCCCTGCACACCCAGCTGGAGCTcctggagagaagaaaaaacgagGAGATCCAGAACCTCAAGACCTCCCTGATAGCCGAACAACAG ACAAACTTCAACACTGTTCTGACTCGCGAGAGGCTGAAGAAGGAGCAAATCATCAACGATCTCACAGAAAAGCTCCAGAGCGTCACCCAGCAGCAGGAGAAGGACAAAG CTCTGATAGAAACGCTCTCTGAGGACCGAGCCAGCGTGATGCAGGAGAAGAAGCACCTGGAAGAGGAGCTGAACCGGTTGCGCGGCACCGCCCTGGCCTCCTCGGCCATCTTTGTCGCGCACGACGTCAGCGGGGCGTGCTCGTCCGTGGTCGTGGCCGACGGGGACAGACTAGCCTCGGTGGCCACCTTAAGGGACGACGGGGACGTCGACTCGGCTGTGGAGGCCAGCATGGTGACAGTCCA TGACAACATCTTGATGTCTGAGGAAAAGCAGAGGATACTCCTGCTTGAGAGG ACTTTACACATGAAGGAGGAAGAGAACAAGCGGCTCAGCCAAAGACTG ATGTCTCAAAGCATGTCTTCTGTGTCCTCGCGGCATTCTGAAAAAATTGCCATCAGAGA TTTCCAGGTCGGCGATTTGGTTCTCATCATCCTGGATGAAAGACACGACAACTACGTGCTTTTCACCGTCGGCCCGACGCTCTACTTCCTGCACTCGGAGTCACTTACTGCGCTGGACCTCAAACCAG CCTCGGGGACGTCAAGGCGACCGTGGGTGCTCGGAAAGGTGATGGAGAAGGAGTATTGCCAGGCTAAGAAG GCCCAGAACAGGTTCAAGGTTCCTCTCGGAACCAAATTCTACAGAGTCAAAGCTGTTCCGTGGAACAGAAGAGTATAG